A region of Necator americanus strain Aroian chromosome I, whole genome shotgun sequence DNA encodes the following proteins:
- a CDS encoding hypothetical protein (NECATOR_CHRI.G3593.T1) has product MVCHNEELYSEVDMVYLRMIPGEHQHLGRPPEIVTDHRLRFFSNVMRRSSDHLVRRGLVEYRRPAEISTKRGCG; this is encoded by the coding sequence ATGGTGTgtcataacgaagaactttactcggaAGTGGACATGGTGTACCTGCGGATGATACCTGGagaacatcaacatcttggtCGGCCTCCTGAAATAGTCACAGATCACCGTCTTCGTTTCTTCAGTAACGTTATGAGAAGATCGTCTGATCATCTTGTGCGACGTGGTCTAGTGGAATATCGAAGACCGGCTGAAATATCTACAAAGCGAGGATGTGGATAA
- a CDS encoding hypothetical protein (NECATOR_CHRI.G3592.T1) yields the protein MRLQTASLAISGHLIAASWPAGYKNIIGAMAGFASEPLAMVGGANSPIAMAGGANTPIAMAGGANAPIAMAGGANTPTAMASGANTPTRGSSPHPIVTLQPGMSPQQTGPGPVVAALMQDDYGAQPLQGIVPVWMPVLDPIPGVPTGLEYLAMVDTIMIFQQMEPLEFMTGYEISNKYRVTNAAREQIYFAVEESAFFHRKWYGNARPFTMHVIDNAYRDVMIAQSPKRIPVGGYLGCSSAKCFIEAPPTSPIAAVQQRQGHCSPNFAVMDESGNPVLKIKAPFSPTKTETEFSVLSMDNTVIGSINRHWGGLMREMMTDADIFSATFPLDLDVRAKAALLGATFLIDFMLFEEHQMIKEKRAKPRD from the exons atgcgactccaaaccgcctcgcTGGCAATTTCcggtcacttgattgcagccTCTTGGCCGGCGGGATACAAGAATATT ATCGGTGCAATGGCTGGTTTCGCAAGCGAACCTCTTGCGATGGTTGGTGGCGCAAACTCACCTATTGCAATGGCTGGTGGCGCAAACACTCCCATTGCAATGGCTGGTGGCGCAAACGCACCTATTGCAATGGCTGGTGGTGCAAACACACCTACTGCAATGGCTAGTGGCGCAAACACACCTACTCGTGGTTCAAGCCCACATCCTATCGTTACCCTGCAGCCTGGGATGTCACCACAACAGACGGGGCCGGGACCAGTAGTTGCTGCGCTAATGCAAGACGATTATGGCGCACAACCTTTACAGGGAATTG TTCCTGTATGGATGCCTGTACTTGATCCAATACCGGGTGTTCCAACTGGTCTCGAATATCTTGCAATGGTTGACACGATAATGATATTTCAA CAAATGGAGCCTCTGGAATTTATGACCGGTTACGAGATAAGCAACAAATATCGAGTGACGAATGCAGCAAGAGAACAG aTCTACTTCGCTGTTGAGGAGTCAGCAttctttcacagaaaatggTACGGGAATGCAAGACCCTTCACAATGCATGTTATTGACAATGCTTACAGG GATGTAATGATTGCACAGTCCCCGAAGAGAATCCCTGTTGGAG GTTATCTTGGATGTTCCAGTGCAAAATGCTTTATAGAGGCACCGCCAACATCCCCG ATCGCAGCAGTTCAACAACGACAAGGACATTGCTCACCTAATTTCGCAGTGATGGATGAGTCCGGAAATCCAGTTTTGAAGATTAAAGCACCTTTTTCACCTACGAAAACGGAAACAGAGTTCTCG GTCCTTAGCATGGATAACACTGTTATTGGCAGTATAAACAGACATTGGGGTGGTCTTATGCGTGAAATGATGACGGATGCGGATATTTTTAGCGCTACGT TTCCTCTTGATCTTGATGTACGAGCAAAGGCTGCCTTACTTGGAGCGACGTTTTTGATC GATTTCATGTTGTTCGAAGAGCACCaaatgataaaagaaaaacgggCAAAACCTCGTGATTGA